Proteins found in one Magnolia sinica isolate HGM2019 chromosome 5, MsV1, whole genome shotgun sequence genomic segment:
- the LOC131247417 gene encoding heavy metal-associated isoprenylated plant protein 36-like isoform X2, translating to MAKEGDFKRMDLKVSANCCDGCKKKVKKALISIDGVVGTHVHVSEPKVTVISNSNIDVQILIKKLGKVGKPAEIWPSEDRTVDSEQNKDESSAKVVESAASGAKKNGKGADGGNKSKTTDKSNENESKKGKKKDPKGEGASNDSTSEVTKIVNPPPQVNCTISPGIVHTGDNVASDRQCYIPGPSMATPLHYIICAYPGQLPFNVENHYYNQIPVSHQPRPVRSQELKFPDYYSDDDESVGCRLI from the exons ATGGCTAAGGAAGGAGACTTCAAG AGGATGGACTTGAAGGTCTCAGCTAATTGCTGTGATGGTTgcaagaagaaagtgaagaaggcCCTTATAAGTATTGATG GGGTTGTGGGCACCCATGTCCATGTGTCTGAACCAAAAGTTACAGTCATCAGCAACAGCAACATCGATGTCCAAATTCTCATCAAGAAGCTTGGAAAAGTTGGAAAGCCTGCAGAGATATGGCCCAGCGAGGATCGGACGGTTGACAGTGAACAAAATAAAGATGAGAGTAGTGCTAAGGTAGTCGAATCAGCGGCATCAGGCgctaagaaaaatggaaaaggcgCCGATGGTGGAAACAAGTCCAAAACCACTGATAAGAGTAACGAAAATGAGAGTAAGAAAGGTAAGAAAAAGGACCCAAAAGGGGAAGGTGCAAGCAATGATTCTACGTCTGAAGTTACAAAGATTGTAAATCCTCCACCACAGGTGAATTGCACCATTTCTCCGGGTATAGTGCACACCGGAGATAATGTTGCATCCGACAGGCAGTGTTATATACCGGGGCCTTCTATGGCCACCCCACTGCATTATATTATATGTGCTTATCCGGGCCAACTACCATTCAACGTTGAAAATCATTACTACAATCAAATACCAGTATCTCACCAACCACGTCCAGTGCGATCACAGGAGCTAAAGTTCCCCGACTACTACAGTGATGATGATGAGTCTGTCGGATGCAGGTTAATTTGA
- the LOC131247417 gene encoding heavy metal-associated isoprenylated plant protein 36-like isoform X1, which translates to MVLVFDRTQRMDLKVSANCCDGCKKKVKKALISIDGVVGTHVHVSEPKVTVISNSNIDVQILIKKLGKVGKPAEIWPSEDRTVDSEQNKDESSAKVVESAASGAKKNGKGADGGNKSKTTDKSNENESKKGKKKDPKGEGASNDSTSEVTKIVNPPPQVNCTISPGIVHTGDNVASDRQCYIPGPSMATPLHYIICAYPGQLPFNVENHYYNQIPVSHQPRPVRSQELKFPDYYSDDDESVGCRLI; encoded by the exons atggtacTTGTGTTTGATCGTACACAGAGGATGGACTTGAAGGTCTCAGCTAATTGCTGTGATGGTTgcaagaagaaagtgaagaaggcCCTTATAAGTATTGATG GGGTTGTGGGCACCCATGTCCATGTGTCTGAACCAAAAGTTACAGTCATCAGCAACAGCAACATCGATGTCCAAATTCTCATCAAGAAGCTTGGAAAAGTTGGAAAGCCTGCAGAGATATGGCCCAGCGAGGATCGGACGGTTGACAGTGAACAAAATAAAGATGAGAGTAGTGCTAAGGTAGTCGAATCAGCGGCATCAGGCgctaagaaaaatggaaaaggcgCCGATGGTGGAAACAAGTCCAAAACCACTGATAAGAGTAACGAAAATGAGAGTAAGAAAGGTAAGAAAAAGGACCCAAAAGGGGAAGGTGCAAGCAATGATTCTACGTCTGAAGTTACAAAGATTGTAAATCCTCCACCACAGGTGAATTGCACCATTTCTCCGGGTATAGTGCACACCGGAGATAATGTTGCATCCGACAGGCAGTGTTATATACCGGGGCCTTCTATGGCCACCCCACTGCATTATATTATATGTGCTTATCCGGGCCAACTACCATTCAACGTTGAAAATCATTACTACAATCAAATACCAGTATCTCACCAACCACGTCCAGTGCGATCACAGGAGCTAAAGTTCCCCGACTACTACAGTGATGATGATGAGTCTGTCGGATGCAGGTTAATTTGA